The following proteins are encoded in a genomic region of Necator americanus strain Aroian chromosome II, whole genome shotgun sequence:
- a CDS encoding hypothetical protein (NECATOR_CHRII.G6017.T1), which yields MRVALSRSWRIWCAKTTRAQSDCESNTVPTADKELGPYINDGFSDPNGTFEPFELVINQSATLARRVRSRAVKKAISPKR from the exons ATGAGAGTTGCACTCTCGCGCAGCTGGCGCATCTGGTGTGCAAAAACTACTCGAGCACAATCAGATTGCGAGAGCAACACTGTGCCGACAGCAGACAAAGAACTTGGACCGTATATAAACG ATGGCTTTTCTGATCCGAATgggacattcgaaccattcgagCTTGTGATCAATCAGTCAGCGACTCTTGCTAGACGTGTCCGATCCAGG GCtgtgaagaaggcgatttcgccgaaacgttag
- a CDS encoding hypothetical protein (NECATOR_CHRII.G6018.T1), which yields MTDYQDMIHPGETKAIDEDWDNESISSTETVEVPNCSERLRGFFVRLLLSFLVIGACAGALIWSFVNGEAGINTNIHERNASANFSIFVDEYTVKEGIYSVTFRTPDSTKGGLETPKVFPSFWYQDNKNQRLVHQIDVNTIIYAYSNFSFWVRYNNGVISRCDFDASTNYLSYINRLGLIRLQRQHSAIEQTYHHKEVFVYDGDPDSVLLQGSSQTAFLVTAYADAQTGALLGWDTFFSSSSSTDLCQLSYWYDSMIPSSPNSTWFDPPSQCEPSGIRSNRVPI from the exons ATGACTGACTATCAGGACATGATACATCCCGGCGAAACGAAGGCCATCGATGAGGACTGGGACAATGAGAGCATAAGCTCGACCGAAACGGTGGAGGTGCCCAACTGTTCTGAAAG ACTTCGTGGCTTTTTCGTACGTttacttctttcctttcttgttATTGGAGCATGCGCTGGAGCTTTGATATGGTCGTTTGTCAACG gtgagGCAGGGATCAACACAAATATCCACGAAAGAAACGCATCAgcgaatttttccattttcgttGACGAATATACAGTGAAAGAGGGGATTTATTCAGTTACATTTCGTACTCCAGACTCTACCAAAGGCGGTTTGGAG ACTCCAAAAGTGTTTCCCTCTTTCTGGTATCAGGACAACAAGAATCAGCGACTTGTACATCAG ATAGACGTGAACACTATAATATATGCTTACAGTAACTTCTCATTCTGGGTCAGATACAACAATGGAGTGATTTCC CGTTGCGATTTCGATGCGTCCACAAATTACTTGAGCTATATCAACCGACTAGGGCTGATACGCTTGCAGCGGCAGCACTCTGCCATT GAACAAACCTATCATCACAAGGAAGTCTTTGTTTACGATGGCGATCCAGACAGTGTGCTTTTGCAAGGCTCATCTCAGACTGCGTTCCTCGTCACTGCCTACGCAGATGCTCAGACTG GTGCGCTACTTGGTTGGGACACTTTCTTCTCGTCGAGCTCTTCTACAGATTTGTGCCAGTTATCATATTGGTATGACAGTATGATTCCATCTTCTCCTAACTCGACTTGGTTCGATCCACCATCACAATGTGAACCATCTGGGATTCGTTCAAATAGAGTGCCCATTTAA